In one window of Escherichia coli DSM 30083 = JCM 1649 = ATCC 11775 DNA:
- the cbtA gene encoding type IV toxin-antitoxin system cytoskeleton-binding toxin CbtA, translating to MKTLPVLPGQAASSRPSPVEIWQTLLTRLLDQHYGLTLNDTPFADERVIEQHIEAGISLCDAVNFLVEKYALVRTDQPGFSACTRSQLINSIDILRARRATGLMTRDNYRTVNNIILGKHPEVKQ from the coding sequence ATGAAAACATTACCTGTATTACCCGGGCAGGCGGCCAGTTCACGCCCGTCTCCGGTTGAAATCTGGCAGACACTGCTCACCCGACTGCTGGATCAGCACTACGGCCTTACGCTGAATGACACACCGTTCGCTGATGAACGTGTGATTGAGCAGCATATTGAGGCAGGCATTTCACTGTGCGATGCGGTGAACTTTCTCGTTGAAAAATACGCACTGGTACGTACCGACCAGCCGGGATTCAGCGCCTGTACCCGTTCTCAGTTAATAAACAGTATTGATATCCTCCGGGCTCGCAGGGCGACCGGCCTGATGACCCGCGACAATTACAGAACGGTAAATAATATTATCCTGGGTAAGCACCCGGAGGTGAAACAATGA
- a CDS encoding DUF957 domain-containing protein — protein MMPLTTETALDILIAWLQDNIDCGSGIIFDNDEDKTDSAALLPCIEQAREDIRTLHQLQLMHQNR, from the coding sequence GTGATGCCATTAACCACTGAAACAGCGCTGGATATCCTCATTGCGTGGCTGCAGGACAATATCGACTGCGGGTCCGGAATTATTTTCGACAACGATGAGGATAAAACGGATTCGGCAGCACTGCTGCCCTGTATTGAACAGGCCAGGGAGGATATCCGTACCCTGCACCAACTGCAACTTATGCACCAGAACCGGTGA
- the cadC gene encoding lysine decarboxylation/transport transcriptional activator CadC — MQQPVVRVGEWLVTPSINQISRNGRQLTLEPRLIDLLVFFAQHSGEVLSRDELIDNVWKRSIVTNHVVTQSISELRKSLKDNDEDSPVYIATVPKRGYKLMVPVIWYSEEEGEEIMLSSPPPIPEAVPATDSPSHSLNIQNTTTPPEQSPVKSKRFTTFWVWFFFLLSLGICVALVAFSSLETRLPMSKSRILLNPRDIDINMVNKSCNSWSSPYQLSYAIGVGDLVATSLNTFSTFMVHDKINYNIDEPSSSGKTLSIAFVNQRQYRAQQCFMSVKLVDNADGSTMLDKRYVITNGNQLAIQNDLLQSLSKALNQPWPQRMQEMLQQILPHRGALLTNFYQAHDYLLHGDDKSLDRASELLGEIVQSSPEFTYARAEKALVDIVRHSQHPLDEKQLAALNTEIDNIVTLPELNNLSIIYQIKAVSALVKGKTDESYQAINTGIDLEMSWLNYVLLGKVYEMKGMNREAADAYLTAFNLRPGANTLYWIENGIFQTSVPYVVPYLDKFLASE; from the coding sequence ATGCAACAACCTGTAGTTCGCGTTGGCGAATGGCTTGTTACTCCGTCCATAAACCAAATTAGCCGCAATGGGCGTCAACTTACCCTTGAGCCGAGATTAATCGATCTTCTGGTTTTCTTTGCTCAACACAGTGGCGAAGTACTTAGCAGGGATGAACTTATCGATAATGTCTGGAAGAGAAGTATTGTCACCAATCACGTTGTGACGCAGAGTATCTCAGAACTACGTAAGTCATTAAAAGATAATGATGAAGATAGTCCTGTCTATATCGCTACTGTACCAAAGCGCGGCTATAAATTAATGGTGCCGGTTATCTGGTACAGCGAAGAAGAGGGAGAGGAAATAATGCTATCTTCGCCTCCCCCTATACCAGAGGCGGTTCCTGCCACAGATTCTCCCTCCCACAGTCTTAACATTCAAAACACCACAACGCCACCTGAACAATCCCCAGTTAAAAGCAAACGATTCACTACCTTTTGGGTATGGTTTTTTTTCCTGTTGTCGTTAGGTATCTGTGTCGCACTGGTAGCGTTTTCAAGTCTTGAAACACGTCTTCCTATGAGTAAATCGCGCATTTTGCTCAATCCACGCGATATTGACATTAATATGGTTAATAAGAGTTGTAACAGCTGGAGTTCTCCGTATCAGCTCTCTTACGCGATAGGCGTGGGTGATTTGGTGGCGACATCACTTAACACCTTCTCCACCTTTATGGTGCATGACAAAATCAACTACAACATTGATGAACCGAGCAGTTCCGGTAAAACATTATCTATTGCGTTTGTTAATCAGCGCCAATACCGTGCTCAACAATGCTTTATGTCGGTAAAATTGGTAGACAATGCAGATGGTTCAACCATGCTGGATAAACGTTATGTCATCACTAACGGTAATCAGCTGGCGATTCAAAATGATTTGCTCCAGAGTTTATCAAAAGCGTTAAACCAACCGTGGCCACAACGAATGCAGGAGATGCTCCAGCAAATTTTGCCGCATCGTGGTGCGTTATTAACTAATTTTTATCAGGCACATGATTATTTACTGCATGGTGATGATAAATCATTGGATCGTGCCAGTGAATTATTAGGTGAGATTGTTCAATCATCCCCAGAATTTACCTACGCGAGAGCAGAAAAAGCATTAGTTGATATCGTGCGCCATTCTCAACATCCTTTAGACGAAAAACAATTAGCAGCACTGAACACAGAAATAGATAACATTGTTACACTGCCGGAATTGAACAACCTGTCCATTATATATCAAATAAAAGCGGTCAGTGCCCTGGTAAAAGGTAAAACAGATGAGTCTTATCAGGCGATAAATACCGGCATTGATCTTGAAATGTCCTGGCTAAATTATGTGTTGCTTGGCAAGGTTTATGAAATGAAGGGGATGAACCGGGAAGCAGCTGATGCATATCTCACCGCCTTTAATTTACGCCCAGGGGCAAACACCCTTTACTGGATTGAAAATGGTATATTCCAGACTTCTGTTCCTTATGTTGTACCTTATCTCGACAAATTTCTCGCTTCAGAATAA
- the cadB gene encoding cadaverine/lysine antiporter, with protein sequence MSSAKKIGLFACTGVVAGNMMGSGIALLPANLASIGGIAIWGWIISIIGAMSLAYVYARLATKNPQQGGPIAYAGEISPAFGFQTGVLYYHANWIGNLAIGITAVSYLSTFFPVLNDPVPAGIACIAIVWVFTFVNMLGGTWVSRLTTIGLVLVLIPVVMTAIVGWHWFDAATYAANWNTADTTDGHAIIKSILLCLWAFVGVESAAVSTGMVKNPKRTVPLATMLGTGLAGIVYIAATQVLSGMYPSSVMAASGAPFAISASTILGNWAAPLVSAFTAFACLTSLGSWMMLVGQAGVRAANDGNFPKVYGEVDSNGIPKKGLLLAAVKMTALMILITLMNSAGGKASDLFGELTGIAVLLTMLPYFYSCVDLIRFEGVNIRNFVSLICSVLGCVFCFIALMGASSFELAGTFIVSLIILMFYARKMHERQSHSMDNHTASNAH encoded by the coding sequence ATGAGTTCTGCCAAGAAGATCGGGCTATTTGCCTGTACCGGTGTTGTTGCCGGTAATATGATGGGGAGCGGTATTGCATTATTACCTGCGAACCTAGCAAGTATCGGTGGTATTGCTATCTGGGGTTGGATTATCTCTATTATTGGTGCAATGTCGCTGGCATATGTATATGCCCGACTGGCAACAAAAAACCCGCAACAAGGTGGCCCAATTGCGTATGCCGGAGAAATTTCCCCTGCATTTGGTTTTCAGACAGGTGTTCTTTATTACCATGCTAACTGGATTGGTAACCTGGCAATTGGTATTACCGCTGTATCTTATCTTTCCACCTTCTTCCCAGTATTAAATGATCCTGTTCCGGCGGGTATCGCCTGTATTGCTATCGTCTGGGTATTTACCTTTGTGAATATGCTCGGCGGTACCTGGGTAAGCCGTTTAACCACGATTGGTCTGGTGCTGGTTCTTATTCCTGTGGTGATGACTGCTATTGTTGGCTGGCATTGGTTTGATGCAGCAACTTATGCAGCTAACTGGAATACTGCGGATACCACTGATGGTCATGCGATCATTAAAAGTATTCTGCTCTGCCTGTGGGCCTTCGTGGGTGTTGAATCCGCAGCAGTAAGTACTGGTATGGTTAAAAACCCGAAACGTACCGTTCCGCTGGCAACCATGCTGGGTACTGGTTTAGCAGGTATTGTTTACATCGCTGCGACTCAGGTGCTTTCCGGTATGTATCCGTCTTCTGTAATGGCGGCTTCCGGTGCTCCGTTTGCAATCAGTGCTTCAACTATCCTCGGTAACTGGGCTGCGCCACTGGTTTCTGCATTCACCGCCTTTGCGTGCCTGACTTCTCTGGGCTCCTGGATGATGTTGGTAGGCCAGGCAGGTGTACGTGCCGCTAACGACGGTAACTTCCCGAAAGTTTATGGTGAAGTCGACAGCAACGGTATTCCGAAAAAAGGTCTGCTGCTGGCTGCAGTGAAAATGACTGCCCTGATGATCCTCATCACTCTGATGAACTCTGCCGGTGGTAAAGCCTCTGACCTGTTCGGTGAACTGACCGGTATCGCAGTACTGCTGACTATGCTGCCGTACTTCTACTCTTGCGTTGACCTGATTCGTTTTGAAGGCGTTAACATCCGCAACTTTGTCAGCCTGATCTGCTCTGTACTGGGTTGCGTGTTCTGCTTCATCGCGCTGATGGGCGCAAGCTCCTTCGAGCTGGCAGGTACCTTCATCGTCAGCCTGATTATCCTGATGTTCTACGCTCGCAAAATGCACGAGCGCCAGAGCCACTCAATGGATAACCACACAGCGTCTAACGCACATTAA